DNA from Delphinus delphis chromosome 8, mDelDel1.2, whole genome shotgun sequence:
AATTCTAGATAGTTCTGGAGCCTGCTGACAATGTTTGGCAGTGCCCCACGTGCCTCATTTGGCCTGAGCAGTAGAAGCAGATGACTTGGGGTCAGTAGTAACCATCTCCCCTCCAGGCAGACACTATTGCCCCAttctacagaaaaggaaacaggctcagagaggaaaagcCACTGCCTCAATGTCATACCACAGCGGATGAAGAGTCGAGGGACAAGATGCAAGGTCCAGGTTTCTGCTTTTACTAAGTTGTACCTGCCCACTCAGCTTCCAGGCCCCACTCACCTCCTATATGTGGCCCTGAGACATGTGAACACCCCTCCCGTGCACTGTGCACCTTATCCACCAAGCTTTGGTGCTTTGGCCTCAGGCACACCTAACTAGCACTGGCAGAGGAGACTCTACACTCCCTTCCTCATTCAGGGGAGGCTGCTTTAAGAACTCTGCCTCTGTGCTGCACGGGAGCTGTGGACAGCTCCATAAGCGTCCCTCTCCAAATAAAGGCTTATGGACTAGTGAAACGTCCAGAGTCTGGGATAGGTTCTTGCGACTTGGCCAACACTTCTCAAGCTCAGGTAgacaggggatggggaagggggagggagaggtagtTAGGGGATACATGTAGCGTCTAGAGCTAAGGATAAACTGCCACACTGACCAGGCCTCTGGGTTGACCTTTGGCGAGGGACCTGCCAGGGGCACCTACACCAGGACACAAACCCGAGGGTGGAATTACAACGAGGGCCACACCCAACCAGATAACCCTCCTCCAGCCTGGAGAACCTGAATTCTGTCCATGTGAACTCATATCTAGCCTCCCCTGTCCAACTGGAATGCACACCCAGACAGCTTCCCAAAATTAGAACTCATCCAAGGCCTGGTCTGGCCCAGTTCACACTCTCAGAGTCCCATCCAACAAGAATCCATCCCCAAATCTAAACTCACGGACTAGGTTTGGTGTGTTCATTATTGTCGTCACCAAACACGAGTTCGTGTGTCTGACGCACAGCACAAGCCCATAATTACGGGTGGATCAGTGAGACCCAAACCCTTTCCGGCAGGAATCTGGCAACAAAGCCCAGCAGTGAGCTGAGCACGGAGCAGTAAATGCTGACTTGAGGGTCCTCGAGCGGGAGGCACGTTAGAGACCGTGATGCAGCAGCCGGCTCCCTTTCAGAGGCGAACAGAGAGATATACTCGACCCGCCTCTCGCCACCACCCAGACAACCTGGCAGCGTAGGGCTCCAACAGGGCTGGGAATTGCATTTACACTCACACCTGCATGCACTTCGACTCTGCCCCGTCCAAAGTCAAAGTCGCCCCAGAACTAAAATGGTCGGCTTCCAGGAGGCCCTTGTCCTGTGCCACCCCGGAGGAAGCTGTGCTGGGAAGACTGAGGGGCCCGCGGAAGAAGGTTCGGCGGGCTTTAGCACCCCGGCACTCAGGAACTACCATGCCCGAGATGCCTTGTGACGGACGCCAACTTTTCTCGCCGCCAGCTCGCGGGAGGGGCAGTCTCTTGCGTCATCGGCGCGCGAGACCGCAGTCGCGGAATGATGACGTAAGGCCCGGGCCGGTCAGTCAGTCAGAGCGCTGCTAGGTAAGCACCTGGGAGCCCGCGGGGCCGGTGCGGGCATGGCGGCGGTGTTTGACCTGGACCTGGAGACGGAGGAAGGCAGCGAGGGCGAGGGCGAGCCAGAGTTCAGCCCCGCGGTGAGTGGTCCGTCCGGGCGCAGCTCGATCCCGGCTCGATCCCATCATCCAGGCGGTGGGATCGCTCgtgcgccccccgccccgccccccgcccccagagtGGGCTCCTCTCCTGCAGACCCCGGTCTGTCTAAGATCCCGGCCACTATTAGGCTCTGATCCTACCTTCACCCCCACCTGTCTTGCAggcccccagcccttcccctgcGTCTCCCTTTCCTGCCCTCGCCTCTCCTCCGCAGTCCTGGCCCATCGCCTGCCAGCTCCCATTCGTCACCCTTTCCACGCCTGGGCCAAGCAGTCCAGCTTGGGGGGAGGGAGCCTGGCACCTCCCTTGGCTCTTACCCCTCGGTTTCTCACAGGACGTGTGTCCCCTTGCCGAGTTGAGGGCGGCTGGCCTGGAGTGAGTGAGGGTtgtgttgggggaggagggaatgggctggggaaggggaccTGAGGAGCACTGGAGCTTGCGCCCGTTAACTTCTTGTGTCCACAGGCCTGTGGGGCACTATGAAGAGGTGGAGCTGACTGAGAGCAGTGTGAACCCGGGCCCTGAGCGCATCGGGCCCCACTGCTTCGAGCTGCTGCGCGTGCTGGGCAAGGGGAACTATGGCAAGGTACCggccctcctccttcctcactgGCCTCACAGCCTTAGTCTTGCTGCACCAAAGGGTCTCAAAACAAATTAGACTTATAGAGACTTCTGTGGCGGTCcagtgcttccaatgcagggggcggggattcgatccctggtcggagaactaagatctcacatgccctgcagccaaaaagttaaaagaaaaatagttcgACTTGTAAATCCTCTTAGAATCGGAGGACTTGAAATCTTTACCGCCCCACTCCTGGGTGGGCCTCTTGGTCCCAGTACCAGAGCTTCAGGGTAGGGCTTTTTGAAGATAGAATATGGAGAGGGAGGTTGAGCCTGTCTCCCCTGCCCTGCAGGTGTTCCAGGTGCGAAAGGTGCAGGGCACCAATGTGGGCAGAATATATGCCATGAAAGTCCTGAGGAAGGTGAGTCATTCGTTCAGCCGGCAGATCCTCACCCAGTGGCTGCCATTCCCAATGTACTACACCGGCCTTTGGGAGACAGCAGTGAACGTAGTGGAGGGGATGGTCGCTATCTTGAGCACTTGCTTGTGTATTGTCAGTAGCAATTATATTGTTCTGCAGTACATTCTCAACCATGGGCAGTACTGCCTCCCAGGCAACGTCTGGCAATGCTGGCGATGTCGGTGTACATTTCTGAGTCACGACTAGAGAGGGACTGCCACAGGCATCCAGTGGGTCGAGCCCAGGGATTCTGCTAAAGGTCTTACAATGCAAAAGACAgccccccacagcaaagaattatctgccCCAAATGTCACGAGTGCGGAAGTTGAGAAACACGGTGCTGCTGGAATAAACCAGTCCCTGGAAAGGATGGTTGCTGATAGCTGCAGAATTATGGAGAAATACAATGCGGTGATAGAGAATGGCTGAAGGGTAATGGCTGGAGGGACTGAGGGAGTCCTGGGGGCCCACCTTCTAACTGATCCCTGCCTCTGCAGGCCAAAATTGTGCGCAACGCCAAGGACACGGCACACACGCGGGCTGAGCGGAACATTCTAGAGTCAGTGAAGCACCCCTTCATTGTGGAACTGGCCTATGCCTTCCAGACTGGTGGCAAACTCTACCTCATCCTGGAGTGCCTCAGTGGTATGAGTGCGGGCCCATCTGGGGTGTGGGCAAGGCCAGGGAaccagcacagggagctctggggGGAGCTGGGAGAGACATGGTATGTAGAATGGCCAGGGGGGCCCCACCTCATCCATCCCTCTGtccgttcgttcattcattcattcattcattcagcaaacgtcTGTCCAGTGCCTCTTGTATCCTCACCGGTGTTGGGGGTGGATGGGAATGGTGGGAGTTTGTATAGATGTCCAGAGGGTTGTTTTGTCCATTTCCAGTAGCCCTTCATGTGCTGGTCCCCCCTTCTGTGTGCCCTGCATCCAGTCAGATCCCAATCCAGATGGTTCGTTCTCTGCAGTGTCCTCTATCCTCTCTACTCTCTTGGGTGGAGGGGAGGCGTCACAGTTGTTTCTTAACTGGCCTCAAAGCCTCCAGCTCACCCTCTTCCTAGTGTCTCCTCCACCAACTTCCAGGGTCATCGTCTCAGAGCACGGGATTGCCCCCAACACTCCTACTCAGAATTCCATGGCTCCCTGCAACTGCCCGGATCAAGCCTGGCCTCCTTGGCCTGGTGTCCCCTGCTCGCCATGAAGCGATCCGGGCCTGCTTTTCCTACTGACCCCATCTGTCCCGATGAGCCCTGGGAGCTTCATTTCCTGCGCTCCATCTCTGCATCCCCTTTAAGTCTCACCGCTGCCAGGGACTTTCTCTGTCCCCTCACGCTGGGGTTAACTGTGTCCTCCTGTCTCCTCTGTGAAGGTTTTGGTAGGCTCTCAGGGCCGTTGCCTCAGTCTGGCACATTGGAGCAGCTGTGTGCGTGTCTGTCTCCCCAGTAGACTGAGCGTCCTGCGGGCAGTGGCTGGGGCTCCTCATCTCTGTCCCCAGCTtcacccagcacagggccaggcaccGAGTAGGCGTCAGTAGACGTTTGCTGAATTGAATTGAGTCCCCACGGCAGCTCTGGGAGGCAGGTAGGGCGGGAATTACGAGCCCCACTCTCCCCgagaagaaaccaaggctcagcgaGCAGAGGAGCTTGGTCCCAGCACACAGCTGCTGACATGTTTGTGTCGCAGGCGGCGAGCTCTTCACACATCTGGAGCGAGAGGGCATCTTCCTGGAAGACACGGCCTGGTGGGTGTtacctccagcctctctcctgagGGGGTCCAGGGACCCCTCCCCGCCAGGGCCTGgctccacccccccccacccccacgttGCCTTCACCCTGTCCTGTCTCTGCAGTTTCTACCTGTCAGAGATCACACTGGCCCTGGGCCATCTCCACTCCCAAGGCATCATCTACCGGGATCTCAAACCTGAGAACATCATGCTCAACAGCCAGGGTGCGCATGTGTGGGGAGGGCTGAGCCCCGCGGGGTGGCCTGGGGTCCTGACCGACCCGCCCTAACATTCTTCCTCAGGTCACATCAAACTGACGGACTTCGGCCTCTGCAAGGAGTCGATTCACGAGGGTGCCGTCACCCACACCTTCTGCGGCACCATCGAGTACATGTAAGCGGCAGCCGGCTGGGCCCAGGGGTCGGGAGGACAGCCAGGCAGGGCTCGGCCTGACTGATGGTTCCACCTGGTCCCCAGGGCCCCTGAGATTCTGGTGCGCAGTGGCCACAACCGGGCGGTGGACTGGTGGAGCTTGGGGGCCCTGATGTACGACATGCTCACTGGATCGGCAAGTCCAGCCTCCTCGGGAGGGTGGGCATGGGGGCGGGAGGAGGGCCCCCTCCCGGGGCAGGGGCAGGCCCGGTGGGAGGCCCGCAAGGCTCCTCTCACCCTCTGCCTTCTCCAGCCACCCTTCACTGCAGAGAACCGGAAGAAAACCATGGATAAGATCATCAGAGGGAAGCTGGAGCTGCCCGCCTACCTCACCCCAGATGCCCGGGACCTCGTCAAAAAGGTGGGCTCCCTCCTGCCCTTGGTACGGCCCCCGTCTCTTCTCCCAGGCCCTGCATAGGCTCCTGAGTCTCCCTGGGCCAGGGTTGCTGGAgctccccactccccttcccccacctgtACGATGTCCCTTTGGGACGAGGAGCATTGGCTGTGAGGTGTGAGACGTCAGCTCTGGCGCAGACCAGCTGCCGACCTTGGCCAGGTCCCTAGTCTGAGTCCTAATCAACGAGGCCTGCACCATGCACTAGCCGCTCTCCTCAAAAAGTCGGTCACTGGGGATCAAAGTGGGAGGCTAGGCACCCCATCCAGATTGTGAGTTGGATCCCCACGAATGTGCCCTGGGGTGATGCCAGCAAAGGCTTTGTGGAGAAGGGGCCATGGGACCAAACCTTGGAAATCCTGAGGGTGTCAGTAGGTGGAGACCACACTCCAGGGCCCCCACCGCAAGCCACGACCCCTTTCTcacctttccccaccccctgggGCCACTCGGAAACAACCGGTACCTCCGCCCGagaccctcaccccctgcccttGTCCTGCAGTTTCTGAAGCGGAATCCCAGCCAACGTATCGGGGGTGGCCCTGGGGACGCCGCTGATGTGCAGGTGGGTCTGGGACCATTACGAGGGGGCAGGGCTGAGCCCCCAAGGGTGTCTGGGTGCAGGGGACAGGGCCCTAGAGCAGAGGGGGTTTCTGAGGGAGCCATGGAGGGTGAAATGTTGGCACGTTTGGGGGCACTCTGCCCACAGAGGCACCCCTTCTTCCGGCACGTTAATTGGGATGACCTCCTGGCCCGCCGAGTGGACCCCCCTTTCCGGCCGTCCCTGGTGAGTGGAGGTCCCACTGGCCTGGGGGCGGATGGAGGCCCCTGTCCTGGACACCCCTGACTCTCCCCCCGGGGTGCCCACAGCAGTCGGAGGAGGACGTGAGCCAGTTTGACTCCCACTTCACGAGGCAGACGCCGGTGGACAGTCCAGACGACACGGCCCTCAGTGAGAGCGCCAACCAGGCCTTCCTGGTGAGGTCTGGGGGCCTGAGGGTTACAGGGACACGGGCAGGGGTGTGGCCAAGGAGCGGTGGACCCTGAGCTTCgcctggccccgcctctgcccccTAGGGCTTCACGTACGTGGCGCCCTCCGTCCTGGACAGCATCAAGGAGGGCTTCTCCCTCCAGCCCAAGCTGCGCTCCCCCAGGCGCCTCAACGGCAGCCCCTGGACCCCCATCAGGTACCGCGGGGCGGGGGCCGTTCTCGCTTTGGCTCTGCCGTCAACCCCAGGGCTGCCTTGGCCGTCTCTGAACCAGCCTCAGCCTCTGTTTCTCCGTCTACCATGGGAACTTCTATGGCAGGGGCCGCCTGGGTGGGCACTTGACTGCATCCTGGCCCCGTGCCAGGAAATGCTGActctgcctcggtttcccctGCAGCCCCCTGAAGTTCTTGCCCTTTGAGGGATTCCGGCCCAGCCCCGGCCCACCGGAGTCCCTGGAGCCCACTCTACCCCCTCTcttgctgccgccgccgccactACCGCCGCCCTCGagcactgcccccctccccatccGACCCCCTTCAGGGACCAAGAAGTCCAAGAAAGGCCGTGGGCGCCCCGGGCGCTAAGAGAGTGGGTAGAGATGAGGGCAGTGGGACCCCGGGCCAGTTCCAGAGACCTGGGGCTGTGCCGAGGGGTACAGGAGCGAGTGTGCGTGAGTGTCTCTGCTGGGGGTGGCCGTGCCCCTGAATCATGAACACGAAGGACTGCAGACAACGGCTGCCAGTCGAGGGGGGCTGCCCCCCGGCCTCCCGCAGTTGAGCTGTGCCCTTGGATTATTAAAGTGTTCAATCATGGCACTGACCTGGTTTCTCCTTTGGActtctggggcaggggtgggtggggtcGTGCCGGGAGGAGTCCCTGCTAAGGGATGGGAGGGGCCGTGACAGGACCACAGAACGGCGGTGGGCCGGAGGGGTTTTATTTCAGATGGCTGCCCAGTGCCCCCTGGGGACGGATGGCCTTCCTGGAGGGGCCAGGGATACACAGACTTGGGGACTAGAACTCGTTGCGGGGAGTGACTGAGGCTCTCCAAGCGGGGGTGTGGGTCACATGCACCCAGGGCAGGCTGTGTCCAGCCGTGGCAGCTCGGGAAGCAGAGGCACAGTGACCAGGATGTGGCGCCAGGGCTGGCTCCTACAGTGCGGTGACATGGAGGCCCCGGCTCCCAGCTGCCCTAGTGCTGTCGTCCCAGGCCGCGCTGCCAGCAAAGGCGTGCAGCTCACTCAGCAGGGCCTCGGCGCTGCCCCCGGAGCCCACCGGCCCCTGGGAGCCGAGGCCCAGGCCCCCTTCGGTGTCATCGTCATAGGCTTCCTCGGCCGGCTCCGGGGCCTGCTGTGGGCTGGGCCCCTCTCCACGCTGCCCCTCTTCCTGGGATTCACGCTCTTCTTGGCCACCACCCAGGTCACAGTCATCTTCCACGTCCCGCTCATCCTCCTGCCGCTCCGGGTCCTCTTCTGGCGACCCCAGCTCAGCCCGGAGCCAGCGGCCTGGCGGGCTGGCCCAGAGCAGGCGGCGAGTGCGGCCCCACAGCGCGGCGCCCAGGCGGGCCGGGTGGTAGTAGCCCCCCGAGTCCCGGCTCAGGCGGCACCAGGCCAGCGCCAGGCCAGTGgcc
Protein-coding regions in this window:
- the RPS6KB2 gene encoding ribosomal protein S6 kinase beta-2 isoform X2, whose product is MAAVFDLDLETEEGSEGEGEPEFSPADVCPLAELRAAGLEPVGHYEEVELTESSVNPGPERIGPHCFELLRVLGKGNYGKVFQVRKVQGTNVGRIYAMKVLRKAKIVRNAKDTAHTRAERNILESVKHPFIVELAYAFQTGGKLYLILECLSGGELFTHLEREGIFLEDTACFYLSEITLALGHLHSQGIIYRDLKPENIMLNSQGHIKLTDFGLCKESIHEGAVTHTFCGTIEYMAPEILVRSGHNRAVDWWSLGALMYDMLTGSPPFTAENRKKTMDKIIRGKLELPAYLTPDARDLVKKFLKRNPSQRIGGGPGDAADVQRHPFFRHVNWDDLLARRVDPPFRPSLQSEEDVSQFDSHFTRQTPVDSPDDTALSESANQAFLGFTYVAPSVLDSIKEGFSLQPKLRSPRRLNGSPWTPISPLKFLPFEGFRPSPGPPESLEPTLPPLLLPPPPLPPPSSTAPLPIRPPSGTKKSKKGRGRPGR
- the RPS6KB2 gene encoding ribosomal protein S6 kinase beta-2 isoform X4, giving the protein MAAVFDLDLETEEGSEGEGEPEFSPADVCPLAELRAAGLEPVGHYEEVELTESSVNPGPERIGPHCFELLRVLGKGNYGKVFQVRKVQGTNVGRIYAMKVLRKAKIVRNAKDTAHTRAERNILESVKHPFIVELAYAFQTGGKLYLILECLSGGELFTHLEREGIFLEDTAWSHQTDGLRPLQGVDSRGCRHPHLLRHHRVHPPFTAENRKKTMDKIIRGKLELPAYLTPDARDLVKKFLKRNPSQRIGGGPGDAADVQRHPFFRHVNWDDLLARRVDPPFRPSLQSEEDVSQFDSHFTRQTPVDSPDDTALSESANQAFLGFTYVAPSVLDSIKEGFSLQPKLRSPRRLNGSPWTPISPLKFLPFEGFRPSPGPPESLEPTLPPLLLPPPPLPPPSSTAPLPIRPPSGTKKSKKGRGRPGR
- the RPS6KB2 gene encoding ribosomal protein S6 kinase beta-2 isoform X3, which produces MAAVFDLDLETEEGSEGEGEPEFSPADVCPLAELRAAGLEPVGHYEEVELTESSVNPGPERIGPHCFELLRVLGKGNYGKVFQVRKVQGTNVGRIYAMKVLRKAKIVRNAKDTAHTRAERNILESVKHPFIVELAYAFQTGGKLYLILECLSGHIKLTDFGLCKESIHEGAVTHTFCGTIEYMAPEILVRSGHNRAVDWWSLGALMYDMLTGSPPFTAENRKKTMDKIIRGKLELPAYLTPDARDLVKKFLKRNPSQRIGGGPGDAADVQRHPFFRHVNWDDLLARRVDPPFRPSLQSEEDVSQFDSHFTRQTPVDSPDDTALSESANQAFLGFTYVAPSVLDSIKEGFSLQPKLRSPRRLNGSPWTPISPLKFLPFEGFRPSPGPPESLEPTLPPLLLPPPPLPPPSSTAPLPIRPPSGTKKSKKGRGRPGR
- the RPS6KB2 gene encoding ribosomal protein S6 kinase beta-2 isoform X1, whose amino-acid sequence is MAAVFDLDLETEEGSEGEGEPEFSPAAPSPSPASPFPALASPPQSWPIACQLPFVTLSTPGPSSPAWGEGAWHLPWLLPLGFSQDVCPLAELRAAGLEPVGHYEEVELTESSVNPGPERIGPHCFELLRVLGKGNYGKVFQVRKVQGTNVGRIYAMKVLRKAKIVRNAKDTAHTRAERNILESVKHPFIVELAYAFQTGGKLYLILECLSGGELFTHLEREGIFLEDTACFYLSEITLALGHLHSQGIIYRDLKPENIMLNSQGHIKLTDFGLCKESIHEGAVTHTFCGTIEYMAPEILVRSGHNRAVDWWSLGALMYDMLTGSPPFTAENRKKTMDKIIRGKLELPAYLTPDARDLVKKFLKRNPSQRIGGGPGDAADVQRHPFFRHVNWDDLLARRVDPPFRPSLQSEEDVSQFDSHFTRQTPVDSPDDTALSESANQAFLGFTYVAPSVLDSIKEGFSLQPKLRSPRRLNGSPWTPISPLKFLPFEGFRPSPGPPESLEPTLPPLLLPPPPLPPPSSTAPLPIRPPSGTKKSKKGRGRPGR
- the RPS6KB2 gene encoding ribosomal protein S6 kinase beta-2 isoform X5, whose product is MKVLRKAKIVRNAKDTAHTRAERNILESVKHPFIVELAYAFQTGGKLYLILECLSGGELFTHLEREGIFLEDTACFYLSEITLALGHLHSQGIIYRDLKPENIMLNSQGHIKLTDFGLCKESIHEGAVTHTFCGTIEYMAPEILVRSGHNRAVDWWSLGALMYDMLTGSPPFTAENRKKTMDKIIRGKLELPAYLTPDARDLVKKFLKRNPSQRIGGGPGDAADVQRHPFFRHVNWDDLLARRVDPPFRPSLQSEEDVSQFDSHFTRQTPVDSPDDTALSESANQAFLGFTYVAPSVLDSIKEGFSLQPKLRSPRRLNGSPWTPISPLKFLPFEGFRPSPGPPESLEPTLPPLLLPPPPLPPPSSTAPLPIRPPSGTKKSKKGRGRPGR
- the PTPRCAP gene encoding protein tyrosine phosphatase receptor type C-associated protein, whose product is MDLRCVLGLWTLLALPGALGSGRSAEDSPGSSSSVTVVLLLLLLLLLATGLALAWCRLSRDSGGYYHPARLGAALWGRTRRLLWASPPGRWLRAELGSPEEDPERQEDERDVEDDCDLGGGQEERESQEEGQRGEGPSPQQAPEPAEEAYDDDTEGGLGLGSQGPVGSGGSAEALLSELHAFAGSAAWDDSTRAAGSRGLHVTAL